In Nymphaea colorata isolate Beijing-Zhang1983 chromosome 3, ASM883128v2, whole genome shotgun sequence, a genomic segment contains:
- the LOC116249525 gene encoding uncharacterized protein LOC116249525, with protein MASTPSEVPVDPHAVTSPSNATAIPVIGDKPLTIRLKTPECHTEKSPPISPSILLSPSLKISPDSSRLNSPSLVSPPSSAFVSALQSPYISPRAHLPAENPQQSPVSHSGSHSDDIPSSSYTPPPEKTDFSDDLTDQKPRFSACIADPMPPRISFSFPVPRVSFTKGSASPPQSAKLRSCDVYIGYHGQNSNLVRFCRWLKSELELQGIACFLADRARYSDTQSLEIADRIICSATYGVVVVTGSIFLNPFSMEELRIFNQKKNLIPLLFETDVEEVTSFLDQRFDEKQRICKVQEKEWREMIEALLRSHEFKLEACDSTWRNCVARTVGILKSKLGRKSVTEKDVDVEEFPYPRNRNFVGREKELQDMELSFFGSTEYDESKYVKMGFRGGSEELLDGFADEESDTVKTRGRFINLEMRKCKEPTLEAWIEPVVELANRGRSPQKQRHKQKKSRHGGKNSGRLDSGFHQCGTGNVVCLTGGTGLGKTELALEFAYRYAQRYKMVLWVGGESRFFRQNIMNLSAKLGLDVSAETQHERGRIRSFEEQELDAFQRVRRELFRDVPYLLIIDNLESEKEWWDAKDLHDLIPRITGATHVLITTRLSKVLSFEHMQVPPLPMANVMVLMKGKRKKDYPSEELDILRKFHDKLGQSSFGLGVVACLLFELAMSPSSLFEAINKLPLVEYADDSASCSPIASEDQFFKNNQFLMKTLSFCYTILCQFSGGRNLASRMVLAGAWFAPSPISANLLAASAKNIPESGKSFDHWKKYLAMAVCSSSQCFMGPQARRSEAEAALLIVKLGLARRCNKQLGCSIQFHDITRLFARRRVGLTAAKATVQGVKKIGNPVLNSDHLWAAAFLVLGFKSEPMLVQLNAIDLVLFIRRVAIPLALRSFSVFSRCNASLELLKLCTNVLEDVEKSFVSQIQDWCHGSFCWRKKNQSKHSVDEYVWQDVTLLKATLLETRAKLLLRGGQFDTGEELCRTCISIRTVMLGHHHAQTLAAQETLAKLVRFRSKI; from the coding sequence ATGGCTTCCACACCATCTGAAGTTCCTGTTGACCCTCATGCTGTCACCTCGCCCAGCAATGCGACAGCGATTCCTGTCATTGGAGATAAGCCTCTGACAATCAGATTGAAGACTCCGGAGTGCCACACTGAGAAATCTCCCCCAATTTCGCCATCCATATTGCTCTCCCCTTCACTAAAAATCTCCCCAGATTCCTCTCGCTTGAACTCTCCTTCCCTTGTTTCTCCACCATCCTCTGCTTTCGTCTCCGCGTTGCAGTCACCTTACATATCTCCGCGAGCGCATCTGCCGGCGGAGAATCCTCAGCAGTCGCCGGTCTCCCACTCTGGCTCGCATTCAGATGACATACCCAGCTCTTCTTATACTCCCCCACCGGAAAAAACAGATTTTTCCGATGACTTGACTGACCAGAAGCCTAGGTTCTCAGCATGTATTGCAGATCCAATGCCACCCCgaatctctttttccttccctgTCCCTCGCGTTTCATTCACCAAGGGCTCCGCTTCTCCTCCTCAATCTGCGAAACTCAGGAGCTGCGATGTCTATATTGGCTATCACGGCCAAAACTCCAATCTGGTCCGATTCTGCAGGTGGCTGAAATCAGAACTCGAGCTTCAGGGAATTGCTTGCTTCCTTGCGGATCGAGCAAGATATTCGGACACACAAAGCCTTGAAATCGCTGACAGAATTATCTGTTCCGCTACCTATGGCGTTGTCGTTGTCACTGGAAGCATTTTCTTGAATCCATTTAGCATGGAGGAGCTCAGAATTTTCAACCAGAAAAAGAATTTGATCCCGCTGCTCTTCGAAACAGATGTGGAGGAAGTGACGAGCTTCCTCGACCAGAGATTTGATGAGAAGCAACGGATTTGCAAAGTGCAGGAGAAGGAATGGAGAGAAATGATAGAAGCGTTGCTGAGGTCTCATGAGTTCAAGCTCGAAGCTTGTGACAGTACCTGGAGGAACTGTGTGGCGAGGACGGTCGGCATCTTGAAATCAAAGCTTGGTAGGAAGAGTGTGACAGAGAAGGATGTTGATGTGGAGGAGTTTCCATATCCAAGAAATCGGAATTTTgtaggaagagagaaagaattgCAGGATATGGAGTTATCCTTCTTCGGAAGCACAGAGTATGATGAAAGCAAGTATGTGAAGATGGGATTTAGAGGAGGCTCGGAAGAATTACTTGATGGGTTTGCAGATGAGGAAAGTGACACCGTAAAGACCAGAGGGAGGTTTATTAACTTGGAGATGAGGAAATGCAAGGAACCAACTTTAGAGGCATGGATCGAACCAGTTGTTGAATTGGCAAACAGAGGAAGGAGCCCGCAGAAACagagacataaacaaaagaagtCCAGGCATGGAGGCAAGAACTCTGGCAGGCTAGACTCTGGATTCCATCAATGTGGTACTGGTAATGTGGTCTGTTTAACTGGAGGGACTGGTTTAGGTAAGACTGAGCTTGCACTAGAGTTCGCTTACAGATATGCTCAGAGGTATAAAATGGTTCTTTGGGTAGGGGGAGAGTCAAGGTTCTTTAGGCAGAATATAATGAATCTATCGGCAAAGTTAGGTTTGGATGTGAGTGCAGAAACACAGCATGAGAGAGGAAGAATTAGGAGCTTTGAGGAACAAGAATTGGATGCCTTCCAAAGGGTAAGGAGAGAATTGTTCAGAGACGTCCCATACCTGCTGATAATTGATAATCTTGAGTCAGAGAAGGAATGGTGGGATGCTAAAGACCTGCATGATCTGATTCCCCGGATAACAGGTGCTACCCATGTCCTAATCACTACTAGGCTTTCAAAGGTTTTGAGCTTTGAACATATGCAAGTCCCACCATTGCCAATGGCAAATGTTATGGTTTTGATGAAAGGGAAGCGCAAGAAGGATTATCCGAGCGAAGAACTGGATATTCTAAGGAAATTCCATGACAAGCTGGGGCAGTCCAGTTTCGGGTTAGGAGTTGTCGCATGTTTGCTTTTTGAACTCGCAATGTCCCCATCCTCACTGTTTGAAGCTATCAACAAGCTCCCCCTGGTTGAGTATGCTGATGATTCAGCTTCCTGTTCCCCAATTGCTAGTGAAGACCAGTTCTTTAAGAACAATCAGTTTTTGATGAAGACCCTGTCCTTCTGTTATACCATATTGTGTCAATTCAGTGGGGGAAGGAATCTTGCCTCTAGGATGGTTCTTGCTGGTGCTTGGTTTGCTCCTTCACCTATTTCTGCAAACCTTTTAGCAGCATCCGCCAAGAACATTCCTGAAAGTGGAAAGAGCTTTGATCATTGGAAGAAATATTTGGCAATGGCTGTCTGTTCTTCCTCTCAGTGTTTCATGGGGCCACAAGCTCGAAGATCTGAAGCTGAGGCTGCCCTTTTGATAGTAAAGCTAGGCCTAGCCAGAAGATGTAACAAGCAGTTAGGCTGCTCAATCCAGTTCCATGATATCACCCGACTGTTTGCAAGAAGAAGAGTTGGCCTAACTGCCGCAAAAGCTACTGTTCAAGGGGTGAAGAAAATAGGAAACCCAGTTCTCAATTCAGATCATCTCTGGGCTGCAGCATTTTTGGTTCTCGGATTCAAGTCAGAACCTATGCTAGTTCAGCTCAACGCCATTGATCTGGTTCTTTTCATCAGAAGAGTGGCAATACCACTAGCTCTTCGTTCATTTTCTGTGTTCTCTCGGTGCAATGCTTCCTTAGAGCTTCTAAAATTGTGCACAAATGTGCTCGAAGATGTCGAGAAATCATTTGTGTCGCAGATTCAAGATTGGTGTCATGGATCATTCTGCTGGAGGAAGAAAAACCAATCCAAACATAGCGTTGACGAATACGTGTGGCAAGATGTTACACTGTTAAAGGCTACGCTGCTAGAGACCAGAGCCAAGCTGTTACTTAGAGGGGGACAGTTTGACACTGGGGAGGAACTATGCAGAACCTGTATCAGTATAAGGACTGTGATGCTAGGCCATCACCATGCGCAGACCCTGGCTGCACAAGAAACTCTTGCCAAGTTAGTCAGGTTCAGAAGTAAGATTTGA
- the LOC116249504 gene encoding uncharacterized CRM domain-containing protein At3g25440, chloroplastic gives MGFIQRCRHHVSRIPKLVGSQLRPPTSGACYFSTRCLMVPNALNISELSPSSRDEKNCESNQPITYFSFPALRRPHLLGAPSQISAKWGQVRFLNGERVTLSMENDVVKFTVDNQSAKVEDKTMGKKMPKRLKMSRKAKLSELRFYRLKANKKMTSPNPEVRIRYKLEKAKRKELWLIEKLRKFDVPKAPEQVYDPESLTEEERFYLKRTGEKKKNYVPVGRRGVFGGVVLNMHLHWKKHETVKVICKPCKPGQVHEYAEELARLSKGIVIDIKGDNTIIFYRGKNYVQPKIMSPPDTISKAKALERYKFEQSLEHTSQFIEKLEKELEEYHRYLALYKNREQVSEKSNKGS, from the exons ATGGGTTTTATCCAGAGATGTCGCCACCACGTAAGTAGGATTCCCAAGCTGGTGGGTTCTCAGCTTCGTCCTCCGACCAG TGGTGCATGCTATTTCTCCACGAGGTGCTTAATGGTCCCAAACGCATTGAATATTTCTGAACTTTCTCCATCTTCTCGAGATGAGAAAAACTGTGAGTCAAACCAGCcaattacatatttttcttttcctgcatTGCGAAGACCACATTTGCTCGGAGCACCTTCCCAAATTTCTGCAAAATGGGGCCAAGTTAGGTTTCTAAATGGTGAAAGAGTTACATTATCTATGGAGAACGACGTTGTCAAATTTACCGTGGACAATCAAAGTGCCAAAGTTGAGGATAAGACAATGGGGAAGAAAATGCCAAAGCGACTTAAGATGTCAAGAAAAGCAAAACTGAGTGAACTGAGGTTTTATCGGCTCAAAGCTAACAAAAAGATGACATCTCCAAATCCAGAAGTTCGGATTAGGTATAAACTGGAAAAG GCAAAGAGGAAAGAATTATGGCTGATTGAAAAGCTAAGAAAGTTCGACGTTCCAAAAGCTCCTGAGCAAGTCTATGACCCTGAAAGTCTGACAGAAGAGGAGAGGTTTTATCTTAAAAGAACtggggagaagaaaaagaactatGTCCCAGTTGGCCGGCGTGGAGTCTTTGGGGGTGTTGTTCTTAACATGCATCTTCAttggaaaaaacatgaaactGTGAAGGTTATATGCAAGCCTTGTAAGCCTGGGCAGGTGCATGAATATGCAGAAGAGCTAGCACGACTCAGCAAAGGGATTGTGATTGACATTAAAGGTGACAACACAATAATTTTCTATCGAGGAAAGAACTATGTGCAGCCAAAGATTATGTCACCTCCAGATACTATATCTAAGGCAAAG GCCTTGGAGAGGTATAAGTTTGAACAATCTCTTGAACACACAAGTCAATTCATTGAGAAGTTGGAGAAGGAGTTAGAAGAGTATCACAGATATCTTGCCCTTTACAAGAATAGGGAACAGGTTTCTGAGAAATCCAATAAAG GTTCTTGA
- the LOC116249942 gene encoding uncharacterized protein LOC116249942: MGCVSSRMITRSGSYREDVTGNAYQRCGSAGVTVDLLLPKNTDQFLALICTASSFTEKLRSCPPPLPAETGKDVSEETAPAEGEAEVINAWELMADLDDEGSAASSDVAAGSLNPASEPSIDSQAVEEQDVVESDDHHPDGDQAGSKLTNPEGFPPADAFTDCEQSEPSRNIQAGGPAADTAEEPQASESSSIQCEEPGPSQSFYGTIEPSRSICTADQTDEAQGYEQPEAAGIVSRRRAKAKELAVLTIPTSLEFPVIGSLREWLQGGSTETPRFGDEVGSVSRSMSGRKQDSGGLDPELLQAFEEALAELDAEEQDQMRLGLL, encoded by the coding sequence atggggtgCGTCTCGTCGAGGATGATCACGCGATCGGGGAGCTACCGTGAAGATGTCACCGGCAATGCTTACCAACGATGCGGCAGCGCCGGTGTCACCGTCGATCTCCTCCTGCCTAAGAACACCGACCAATTCCTGGCGCTCATCTGCACCGCCAGCTCCTTCACCGAGAAACTCCGGTCCTGCCCACCTCCGCTTCCGGCGGAAACTGGCAAGGACGTCTCCGAGGAGACTGCACCGGCCGAAGGCGAGGCGGAGGTGATCAATGCGTGGGAGCTCATGGCCGACCTGGATGACGAGGGATCTGCCGCCTCCTCAGACGTTGCCGCCGGCTCGTTGAACCCGGCCTCGGAGCCTTCTATAGACAGCCAGGCGGTCGAGGAACAGGACGTCGTTGAGTCGGATGACCATCACCCTGACGGAGATCAAGCCGGAAGTAAGCTGACAAATCCTGAAGGATTTCCTCCGGCAGATGCTTTTACTGATTGCGAGCAATCGGAACCTTCTAGAAACATCCAAGCAGGAGGACCTGCTGCCGACACTGCAGAGGAGCCGCAGGCATCAGAATCTTCCTCTATCCAATGCGAAGAGCCAGGACCTTCTCAAAGCTTCTATGGCACCATCGAACCTTCTAGAAGTATCTGCACCGCCGACCAGACCGACGAGGCCCAAGGTTATGAGCAACCGGAGGCCGCAGGGATCGTGTCCAGAAGGCGGGCAAAGGCGAAGGAGCTGGCGGTGCTGACGATCCCGACGTCCCTCGAATTTCCGGTGATAGGGAGCCTGAGAGAATGGCTTCAAGGGGGCTCAACGGAAACACCGAGGTTCGGCGACGAAGTGGGGTCGGTGTCTAGAAGCATGAGCGGAAGGAAGCAGGACTCTGGAGGCCTTGATCCAGAGCTGTTGCAGGCGTTTGAGGAAGCACTTGCAGAGTTGGACGCAGAGGAGCAAGATCAGATGAGGCTTGGTTTACTCTAA